The following are encoded in a window of Rosa chinensis cultivar Old Blush chromosome 4, RchiOBHm-V2, whole genome shotgun sequence genomic DNA:
- the LOC112199985 gene encoding protein GAMETE EXPRESSED 2 isoform X1, with translation MAFKMNLLIFISLLAFSVGSKLSYSDNAAVPEFTFSWLDDKDTYQAGEIATISIRALNNFDKLDKNAFKPTLTVDGKIGNSSVVSGVLSDFEGDPTSWKLFFTTITAGLFNVLINEDHYKVFDSSLHFQVHPGKIYPSVCVASWMGFVHEFEAGAQARVQILPKDAFGNKINETSEDPRVHNFTVSVFHANDSTSIPNITHFGWNQFGYIIMEFIVVKAGDLLLHVEGGNQSLNGCPLPFKVNPGPLEVSNCVVKWDFEPNAWQLYSKMEIFIYQQDQYGNLVPGLYEFDAEVVETETNLSIPVPDLHFEEVAAGIQLFSFTNLEPGNFLLTISDMKHDKSISNMPYAYTVFVGYCNGINSVVNGTGLNSSAAGERSEFSVYLNDAYQNPSPVEIERLEIQIVREIDSYHVQSSIFPIQIINGSGPAQGIRYGTTSQIEFAPSPSMTLTNSTVGSFSTLAIALNVVYTPDKSGIYKIYVFCGNILLNGGRPFDKEVIAGSVDPSCSTVVKFSPKVARTINNEVVVKLGDSFFNPVLSQQSGLKLEIVSVNSSGFSSSLFVDNNDGSYTVQYLAKEVGTYEMCASFDGKRISACPFGVNVYSSEYFPRAENDTISVWEDESIAFDVLANDYFAGNNASVVEFSKPGHGSLIEYGRLLRYTPYKDYYGNDSFVYTMSDINGNLATAFVNISVLTIPPQFVSFPSELQATEGEINPKFGGFSGFMIRYSDMMENISVNLSAQSGTVFLSPMLMQFWEPIWNGLSVYKEDGGVKGLILQGSVEVINFALKSIQYYGNENFCGYDTIRLTTRNRNGVNDLHIPVFVEPINDPPFIHAPEFIILKSNENGSLIYDRETDKFEFYIGDPDLLAFPGNESLFSVIFSMEVNDGYLVTSLPAELITTIEVKTKNSYQWLPLQTYVTISKHFTVKAKGIRFYATVNECNTAMQQLFYHGGEQDAILTVTLNDLGNYGCYCNCSEKISVPLLAEASVNLIRRRQMSSLVSRGLGSAIVIESIIVFSLGAALMFFTCKCATILVNERRTRATKTPADPASAHSLGKGTSGKSLPENATHLTASCSSPLLGSQRPNFRQRSCRQSGNRESSKAAYTASGERIQQNLAPSFKPFCVEKE, from the exons ATGGCATTCAAAATGAACTTGCTCATATTCATCTCACTCTTGGCTTTCTCAGTTGGCTCCAAGCTTTCATATTCAG ACAACGCAGCGGTGCCGGAGTTCACATTCAGTTGGCTGGACGATAAAGACACATATCAAGCCGGCGAAATCGCCACCATAAGCATCAGAGCACTAAACAACTTTGACAAGCTTGACAAGAATGCGTTCAAGCCCACTCTTACAGTAGATGGAAAGATTGGGAATAGCTCTGTAGTATCTGGGGTTCTTTCAGATTTTGAAGGAGACCCTACTAGTTGGAAGCTTTTCTTTACTACAATAACAGCCGGGTTGTTTAACGTGTTGATCAATGAGGACCACTACAAAGTGTTTGATTCATCTCTGCATTTCCAAGTTCATCCAG GGAAAATATACCCATCTGTCTGTGTTGCTTCGTGGATGGGTTTCGTCCACGAGTTTGAAGCTGGTGCTCAAGCTAGAGTACAGATACTTCCGAAGGATGCATTTGGGAATAAGATCAATGAAACCAGTGAAGATCCAAGGGTACATAATTTTACAGTGTCTGTATTTCATGCAAATGATTCCACAAGCATACCGAACATCACCCACTTTGGTTGGAACCAATTTGGTTATATCATCATGGAATTCATTGTGGTAAAAGCTGGAGACCTCTTGTTGCATGTGGAAGGTGGTAATCAGAGCTTAAATGGCTGTCCACTACCCTTTAAGGTGAACCCAG GACCTCTTGAAGTTTCCAATTGTGTGGTGAAATGGGATTTTGAACCAAATGCATGGCAATTATATTCCAAGATGGAAATCTTTATATACCAGCAAGATCAATATGGTAACCTTGTTCCAGGACTCTATGAATTTGATGCTGAAGTTGTTGAGACAGAGACGAATTTGTCAATACCTGTTCCAGATTTGCACTTTGAAGAAGTGGCAGCTGGAATTCAGCTGTTTTCTTTTACTAATCTGGAACCAGGCAACTTTTTGCTGACTATATCAGATATGAAGCATGATAAAAGCATCTCTAATATGCCATATGCTTATACCGTCTTTGTTG GCTATTGCAATGGGATAAACAGTGTTGTTAATGGAACTGGTTTAAATAGCTCCGCGGCAGGAGAAAGATCAGAATTTTCAGTTTATTTGAATGATGCTTATCAAAATCCCTCTCCAGTTGAAATCGAAAGGCTTGAAATACAAATTGTAAGGGAAATTGACTCCTACCATGTGCAGTCGAGCATATTTCCTATCCAGATCATCAATG GGAGTGGACCTGCACAAGGAATAAGATATGGTACAACCAGCCAAATAGAATTTGCTCCTTCACCATCTATGACCTTGACAAATTCT ACTGTCGGGAGCTTCAGTACTCTGGCAATAGCTCTCAATGTGGTATATACACCTGACAAGAGTGGGATTTATAAAATTTATGTGTTTTGTGGAAATATTTTGCTGAATGGAGGCCGTCCCTTTGATAAGGAAGTTATAGCAG GGAGTGTTGATCCATCATGCTCAACAGTTGTCAAATTTTCTCCCAAGGTGGCAAGGACGATTAATAATGAAGTAGTAGTGAAGCTCGGGGATTCATTTTTCAATCCCGTCTTGTCACAACAATCTGGGCTGAAACTAGAGATTGTTTCTGTAAACAGTTCTGGCTTTTCAAGTTCCTTGTTTGTGGACAATAATGATGGGTCATACACTGTACAATATCTGGCTAAGGAGGTTGGAACTTATGAGATGTGTGCTTCATTTGATGGCAAACGTATTTCTGCCTGCCCCTTTGGGGTCAATGTCTACAGTA GCGAATATTTTCCCAGAGCCGAAAATGATACAATTTCTGTGTGGGAGGATGAGTCAATTGCTTTTGATGTTTTGGCCAATGACTACTTTGCTGGAAATAATGCTAGTGTTGTTGAGTTCTCCAAG CCAGGTCATGGTTCCCTTATTGAGTATGGAAGGCTCCTCCGGTATACACCTTATAAAGACTATTATGGAAATGATTCCTTTGTGTACACAATGTCTGATATAAACGGCAATCTTGCTACTGCTTTTGTAAACATATCTGTTCTCACCATCCCACCACAATTTGTTTCATTTCCAAGTGAATTGCAAGCTACTGAAGGCGAGATTAATCCAAAATTTGG TGGTTTCTCTGGGTTTATGATAAGATATTCCGACATGATGGAGAACATCTCTGTTAATCTTAGTGCGCAATCTGGGACAGTATTTCTGTCTCCGATGCTAATGCAATTCTGGGAGCCCATTTGGAATGGACTTTCTGTGTACAAAGAGGATGGAGGAGTGAAGGGGTTGATATTACAAGGCAGTGTGGAAGTAATCAATTTTGCCCTTAAGTCAATACAGTACTATGG TAACGAGAACTTCTGTGGCTATGATACTATTCGGCTCACTACGAGGAATAGGAATGGAGTAAATGACTTGCATATTCCAGTTTTTGTGGAACCTATCAATGATCCTCCCTTTATTCATGCACCTGAGTTTATCATTCTGAAAAGTAATGAAAATGGGTCACTGATATATGACAGAGAAACAGACAAGTTTGAGTTCTATATTGGAGACCCAGATCTTCTTGCGTTCCCTG GTAATGAATCCCTTTTTTCGGTCATCTTCTCTATGGAAGTTAATGATGGATATTTGGTAACCAGCCTACCAGCTGAGCTCATCACTACAATAGAAGTGAAGACTAAGAATAGCTACCAGTGGCTACCACTTCAGACATATGTTACCATCTCAAAGCATTTCACGGTCAAAGCTAAGGGAATTAGATTTTATGCAACAGTTAATGAATGCAATACTGCCATGCAACAGCTGTTTTATCAT ggTGGAGAGCAAGATGCCATTTTGACAGTGACATTGAATGACCTGGGAAACTATGGCTGTTATTGTAACTGTTCCGAAAAGATATCAGTGCCCTTACTTGCTGAGGCTTCTGTTAATCTAATAAGAAGAAGGCAAATGAGTTCACTTGTGTCTCGTG GCTTAGGATCAGCTATTGTCATCGAGTCCATTATAGTGTTTTCACTGGGAGCAGCACTAATGTTTTTCACATGCAAATGTGCAACTATCCTTGTAAATGAAAGAAGAACCAGAGCTACCAAGACTCCAGCTGACCCAGCAAGTGCACATAGTTTGGGCAAAGGAACT TCGGGTAAAAGTTTACCAGAGAACGCAACTCACCTTACTGCGTCTTGTTCAAGTCCCCTGCTTGGCAGCCAACGTCCCAACTTTCGACAACG GTCCTGCCGTCAATCTGGAAATAGGGAATCAAGCAAGGCAGCATATACGGCTAGTGGTGAACGCATTCAGCAGAATCTTGCGCCTAGTTTTAAGCCCTTTTGTGTTGAGAAGGAATAA
- the LOC112199985 gene encoding protein GAMETE EXPRESSED 2 isoform X2, whose product MEIFIYQQDQYGNLVPGLYEFDAEVVETETNLSIPVPDLHFEEVAAGIQLFSFTNLEPGNFLLTISDMKHDKSISNMPYAYTVFVGYCNGINSVVNGTGLNSSAAGERSEFSVYLNDAYQNPSPVEIERLEIQIVREIDSYHVQSSIFPIQIINGSGPAQGIRYGTTSQIEFAPSPSMTLTNSTVGSFSTLAIALNVVYTPDKSGIYKIYVFCGNILLNGGRPFDKEVIAGSVDPSCSTVVKFSPKVARTINNEVVVKLGDSFFNPVLSQQSGLKLEIVSVNSSGFSSSLFVDNNDGSYTVQYLAKEVGTYEMCASFDGKRISACPFGVNVYSSEYFPRAENDTISVWEDESIAFDVLANDYFAGNNASVVEFSKPGHGSLIEYGRLLRYTPYKDYYGNDSFVYTMSDINGNLATAFVNISVLTIPPQFVSFPSELQATEGEINPKFGGFSGFMIRYSDMMENISVNLSAQSGTVFLSPMLMQFWEPIWNGLSVYKEDGGVKGLILQGSVEVINFALKSIQYYGNENFCGYDTIRLTTRNRNGVNDLHIPVFVEPINDPPFIHAPEFIILKSNENGSLIYDRETDKFEFYIGDPDLLAFPGNESLFSVIFSMEVNDGYLVTSLPAELITTIEVKTKNSYQWLPLQTYVTISKHFTVKAKGIRFYATVNECNTAMQQLFYHGGEQDAILTVTLNDLGNYGCYCNCSEKISVPLLAEASVNLIRRRQMSSLVSRGLGSAIVIESIIVFSLGAALMFFTCKCATILVNERRTRATKTPADPASAHSLGKGTSGKSLPENATHLTASCSSPLLGSQRPNFRQRSCRQSGNRESSKAAYTASGERIQQNLAPSFKPFCVEKE is encoded by the exons ATGGAAATCTTTATATACCAGCAAGATCAATATGGTAACCTTGTTCCAGGACTCTATGAATTTGATGCTGAAGTTGTTGAGACAGAGACGAATTTGTCAATACCTGTTCCAGATTTGCACTTTGAAGAAGTGGCAGCTGGAATTCAGCTGTTTTCTTTTACTAATCTGGAACCAGGCAACTTTTTGCTGACTATATCAGATATGAAGCATGATAAAAGCATCTCTAATATGCCATATGCTTATACCGTCTTTGTTG GCTATTGCAATGGGATAAACAGTGTTGTTAATGGAACTGGTTTAAATAGCTCCGCGGCAGGAGAAAGATCAGAATTTTCAGTTTATTTGAATGATGCTTATCAAAATCCCTCTCCAGTTGAAATCGAAAGGCTTGAAATACAAATTGTAAGGGAAATTGACTCCTACCATGTGCAGTCGAGCATATTTCCTATCCAGATCATCAATG GGAGTGGACCTGCACAAGGAATAAGATATGGTACAACCAGCCAAATAGAATTTGCTCCTTCACCATCTATGACCTTGACAAATTCT ACTGTCGGGAGCTTCAGTACTCTGGCAATAGCTCTCAATGTGGTATATACACCTGACAAGAGTGGGATTTATAAAATTTATGTGTTTTGTGGAAATATTTTGCTGAATGGAGGCCGTCCCTTTGATAAGGAAGTTATAGCAG GGAGTGTTGATCCATCATGCTCAACAGTTGTCAAATTTTCTCCCAAGGTGGCAAGGACGATTAATAATGAAGTAGTAGTGAAGCTCGGGGATTCATTTTTCAATCCCGTCTTGTCACAACAATCTGGGCTGAAACTAGAGATTGTTTCTGTAAACAGTTCTGGCTTTTCAAGTTCCTTGTTTGTGGACAATAATGATGGGTCATACACTGTACAATATCTGGCTAAGGAGGTTGGAACTTATGAGATGTGTGCTTCATTTGATGGCAAACGTATTTCTGCCTGCCCCTTTGGGGTCAATGTCTACAGTA GCGAATATTTTCCCAGAGCCGAAAATGATACAATTTCTGTGTGGGAGGATGAGTCAATTGCTTTTGATGTTTTGGCCAATGACTACTTTGCTGGAAATAATGCTAGTGTTGTTGAGTTCTCCAAG CCAGGTCATGGTTCCCTTATTGAGTATGGAAGGCTCCTCCGGTATACACCTTATAAAGACTATTATGGAAATGATTCCTTTGTGTACACAATGTCTGATATAAACGGCAATCTTGCTACTGCTTTTGTAAACATATCTGTTCTCACCATCCCACCACAATTTGTTTCATTTCCAAGTGAATTGCAAGCTACTGAAGGCGAGATTAATCCAAAATTTGG TGGTTTCTCTGGGTTTATGATAAGATATTCCGACATGATGGAGAACATCTCTGTTAATCTTAGTGCGCAATCTGGGACAGTATTTCTGTCTCCGATGCTAATGCAATTCTGGGAGCCCATTTGGAATGGACTTTCTGTGTACAAAGAGGATGGAGGAGTGAAGGGGTTGATATTACAAGGCAGTGTGGAAGTAATCAATTTTGCCCTTAAGTCAATACAGTACTATGG TAACGAGAACTTCTGTGGCTATGATACTATTCGGCTCACTACGAGGAATAGGAATGGAGTAAATGACTTGCATATTCCAGTTTTTGTGGAACCTATCAATGATCCTCCCTTTATTCATGCACCTGAGTTTATCATTCTGAAAAGTAATGAAAATGGGTCACTGATATATGACAGAGAAACAGACAAGTTTGAGTTCTATATTGGAGACCCAGATCTTCTTGCGTTCCCTG GTAATGAATCCCTTTTTTCGGTCATCTTCTCTATGGAAGTTAATGATGGATATTTGGTAACCAGCCTACCAGCTGAGCTCATCACTACAATAGAAGTGAAGACTAAGAATAGCTACCAGTGGCTACCACTTCAGACATATGTTACCATCTCAAAGCATTTCACGGTCAAAGCTAAGGGAATTAGATTTTATGCAACAGTTAATGAATGCAATACTGCCATGCAACAGCTGTTTTATCAT ggTGGAGAGCAAGATGCCATTTTGACAGTGACATTGAATGACCTGGGAAACTATGGCTGTTATTGTAACTGTTCCGAAAAGATATCAGTGCCCTTACTTGCTGAGGCTTCTGTTAATCTAATAAGAAGAAGGCAAATGAGTTCACTTGTGTCTCGTG GCTTAGGATCAGCTATTGTCATCGAGTCCATTATAGTGTTTTCACTGGGAGCAGCACTAATGTTTTTCACATGCAAATGTGCAACTATCCTTGTAAATGAAAGAAGAACCAGAGCTACCAAGACTCCAGCTGACCCAGCAAGTGCACATAGTTTGGGCAAAGGAACT TCGGGTAAAAGTTTACCAGAGAACGCAACTCACCTTACTGCGTCTTGTTCAAGTCCCCTGCTTGGCAGCCAACGTCCCAACTTTCGACAACG GTCCTGCCGTCAATCTGGAAATAGGGAATCAAGCAAGGCAGCATATACGGCTAGTGGTGAACGCATTCAGCAGAATCTTGCGCCTAGTTTTAAGCCCTTTTGTGTTGAGAAGGAATAA